A window from Megalobrama amblycephala isolate DHTTF-2021 linkage group LG9, ASM1881202v1, whole genome shotgun sequence encodes these proteins:
- the triqk gene encoding triple QxxK/R motif-containing protein, which translates to MGKKDASSVKLPVDQYRKQIGKQDYKKTKPALRATRLKAEAKRSAPGIRDIILVIVAVLVFLLGVYAFFYLNLSTELDLDVDMD; encoded by the exons ATGGGGAAAAAGGATGCAAGTTCTGTCAAGTTGCCGGTCGATCAGTACCGTAAACAGATCG gAAAACAGGATTACAAGAAAACCAAGCCGGCGCTGCGAGCCACTCGGCTGAAGGCGGAGGCGAAGAGGAGTGCTCCGGGAATCAGG GACATCATACTGGTCATTGTGGCTGTTCTGGTCTTCCTGCTAGGAGTCTATGCATTCTTCTACCTCAATCTGAGCACCGAGCTGGATCTGGATGTGGACATGGACTGA